The following proteins are co-located in the Lentibacillus sp. JNUCC-1 genome:
- a CDS encoding LTA synthase family protein, with protein MNRLIPYLSNHLIGVTVMALLLKTVLVTLISFHAPVTTWYDVVLLIIGPLGTIMLFVGISFLFTRLMRPWLLITAYVIVTGLLYANVLYYRFYIDFVTVPVLFQLSNVGGLGPSTVELLSPWDPFLVLDLILIIYLMKRKRKHHTPFYTPNKKSYTFTAFATIAITFALALMQTPYLLKVDYDRELLVTSLGLYNYQFVNIATSIKVPIEKAMADEGEAKAANKKLTRTEEEETDLFGVAEDKNVIIISLESTQGFVIDEDVNGESITPFMNELIEDSFYFSNIYDQTAQGKTSDAEFMISTGLYPLPSGSAFVRYPKNTYQSLPKILQEAGGYQAYSFHANDRTFWNREEMYTALGYEEFFSKRDYKVTEENSVNYGLKDIPFYEQSMEMLKDLPEPYLAKFLMLTNHFPFLLEEEDQFIDKANTDLEVVNRYMTTVRYEDEALKRFFELLKEANMYEDNIFVIYGDHYGISKQYEEGVHQFLDEKDTPLNHLALQRIPLIIHVPGQEGREIDITGGQIDIRATLLHLLGVDDRNNMSLSRNLLTRSGDHPVVFRDGGFVTENYAYIERGCYNREQEKKVSQSKCTPYLKQARDELRISDHLIQRDLLRFLE; from the coding sequence ATGAACAGGTTAATACCGTATTTATCAAATCATCTTATTGGGGTTACTGTAATGGCACTGCTGTTAAAAACAGTGCTGGTGACACTTATATCCTTTCATGCTCCTGTAACAACATGGTATGATGTTGTACTTTTGATAATCGGACCTCTTGGGACGATTATGTTGTTTGTTGGAATCTCATTTTTGTTTACCAGACTCATGCGTCCATGGCTGCTGATTACAGCATATGTCATTGTGACTGGATTGCTTTATGCCAACGTGCTGTATTATCGTTTTTATATTGATTTTGTTACGGTTCCCGTTTTATTTCAGCTGAGCAATGTGGGAGGCCTGGGGCCAAGTACTGTCGAGTTATTAAGTCCGTGGGATCCTTTTCTGGTGCTTGACCTGATTTTAATTATTTACCTGATGAAGCGCAAACGAAAGCATCATACACCATTTTATACACCCAATAAAAAAAGTTATACCTTTACAGCATTTGCCACAATCGCAATTACATTTGCCTTGGCTTTAATGCAAACGCCATATTTACTGAAGGTAGACTATGACCGTGAGTTACTTGTAACCTCACTCGGCCTCTACAATTATCAGTTTGTAAATATTGCCACGAGCATTAAGGTTCCTATCGAAAAGGCCATGGCTGATGAAGGTGAAGCAAAAGCTGCTAATAAGAAATTGACGAGGACAGAAGAAGAGGAAACAGATCTGTTTGGGGTTGCTGAAGATAAAAATGTGATTATAATAAGTCTCGAATCAACTCAAGGGTTTGTGATTGATGAAGACGTGAACGGAGAGTCAATTACACCATTTATGAATGAACTGATTGAGGATAGTTTTTATTTCAGTAATATATATGATCAGACTGCTCAGGGTAAAACGTCTGATGCAGAGTTTATGATATCCACAGGGCTATACCCGCTTCCGAGTGGTTCGGCATTTGTACGCTATCCTAAGAATACTTATCAATCATTGCCCAAGATATTACAAGAGGCTGGAGGCTATCAGGCTTATTCATTCCATGCCAACGACCGGACCTTCTGGAATAGAGAAGAAATGTACACAGCTCTTGGTTATGAAGAATTTTTCTCGAAACGTGATTATAAAGTGACGGAAGAAAATTCCGTTAACTATGGACTCAAGGATATCCCTTTTTATGAACAGAGCATGGAAATGCTAAAAGATCTGCCCGAACCTTATTTAGCTAAATTTCTAATGTTGACCAACCATTTTCCATTTTTGCTTGAAGAAGAAGATCAGTTCATTGATAAAGCAAATACGGATCTTGAAGTGGTAAACAGATATATGACAACGGTGAGATATGAGGATGAGGCTTTAAAACGCTTTTTCGAACTGCTGAAAGAAGCGAATATGTATGAAGATAATATTTTTGTTATTTATGGGGATCATTACGGAATCTCTAAGCAATATGAAGAGGGAGTTCATCAATTTCTGGATGAGAAAGATACGCCGCTGAATCATTTGGCTTTACAGCGGATCCCGCTCATTATCCATGTTCCAGGGCAAGAAGGGAGAGAGATTGATATAACTGGGGGGCAGATTGACATACGTGCGACACTATTGCACCTTCTCGGTGTAGATGACCGAAACAACATGTCGCTCAGCCGCAATTTGCTGACACGCTCAGGTGATCATCCAGTTGTATTTCGCGATGGTGGGTTTGTTACTGAGAATTATGCTTATATTGAACGTGGATGCTATAACAGGGAGCAGGAGAAAAAAGTCTCCCAGTCCAAATGCACACCATATTTAAAACAAGCCCGTGATGAACTGCGCATCTCAGATCACCTTATCCAACGTGACTTACTGCGATTTCTGGAATAA
- a CDS encoding GNAT family N-acetyltransferase, which produces MTTFNHIIYKTADTPDELEQIHRLNHEAFVTEIPQHEKREDNRLVDRFHKENTYMIAKDQHKVVGMIAVRGNRPFSLDTKLEDLDAYIPMNAAPCEIRLLVIKKEYRKGTVFFGLCEQLIEYCLEQGYTLALISGTTRQEKLYKRIGFRPFGPLVGTKRARYQPMYLSKENFETSKKGFKQLMDRRKQPFQHQFLPGPVPVSDKAAKAWHAPAVSHRSEYFRDMVSGVQQQLRKLTGAMHAIVAVGTGSHANDMVAAQLSMLNGKGLILVNGEFGERLIDHGKRCGLDFSLIQKPWNTPIFREDIAEILKNEDKIEWLWTVHCETSTGYLFDMNMLSELCDEHNVKLCVDACSSLGVVPVDLSRVYLASGVSGKGLASYPGLSIVFSYEQFQPSVLIPRYLDVGLYQQSGSAPFTHSSNSVAALQQALENRPQSPQPLADRIREMFYSVGMDVLGDDSYSPGIVTVALPANISVRKFGDCLKEKGIFISYESGYLLKQNWFQTALMGVQKEDSALNAAQEITREFKRFKRETGGTS; this is translated from the coding sequence ATGACGACATTTAACCATATCATATATAAAACAGCTGACACACCAGATGAACTTGAACAAATTCACCGTTTAAACCATGAGGCGTTTGTTACCGAAATCCCTCAGCACGAAAAGAGGGAAGATAACAGGCTTGTAGATCGCTTCCATAAGGAAAATACATATATGATCGCCAAAGATCAACATAAAGTTGTGGGAATGATTGCCGTCAGAGGCAACCGCCCGTTCTCACTGGATACTAAACTGGAAGACCTTGATGCTTATATCCCGATGAATGCAGCCCCTTGTGAAATCAGGCTGCTTGTCATAAAAAAGGAATACCGTAAAGGCACCGTGTTTTTCGGCTTGTGCGAACAATTAATAGAGTATTGTCTGGAACAAGGCTATACATTAGCTTTGATTTCAGGAACGACACGACAGGAAAAGTTATATAAGCGTATCGGTTTTCGCCCGTTTGGCCCTCTCGTTGGAACAAAACGAGCCCGTTATCAGCCAATGTATTTAAGCAAAGAAAACTTTGAAACATCCAAAAAAGGATTCAAACAATTAATGGATCGCCGCAAACAGCCGTTCCAGCATCAATTTCTGCCTGGCCCTGTCCCTGTCAGTGATAAAGCTGCCAAGGCCTGGCACGCACCAGCCGTCTCACATCGTTCAGAGTATTTTAGAGATATGGTGAGCGGCGTGCAACAGCAGTTACGCAAGCTGACTGGGGCTATGCACGCCATTGTAGCTGTCGGAACTGGCTCGCACGCTAATGACATGGTCGCTGCACAGCTTTCCATGTTGAACGGTAAAGGGCTCATTTTAGTGAACGGAGAATTTGGTGAGCGGTTAATAGACCATGGTAAGAGATGTGGACTTGATTTTAGCTTGATTCAAAAACCATGGAACACACCGATCTTTCGGGAGGATATCGCAGAAATATTGAAGAATGAGGATAAAATCGAGTGGCTGTGGACGGTTCATTGTGAAACATCGACAGGCTATCTGTTCGATATGAACATGCTAAGCGAGCTTTGTGATGAACACAATGTAAAGTTATGTGTAGATGCATGCAGCAGTCTTGGAGTTGTTCCTGTTGATTTGAGTCGGGTGTATCTGGCGAGCGGCGTCAGTGGCAAAGGACTTGCCTCATATCCTGGGCTCTCAATCGTTTTCAGCTATGAGCAGTTTCAGCCATCGGTGTTGATTCCTCGTTATCTTGATGTCGGATTGTATCAGCAATCAGGCAGTGCTCCATTTACGCATTCTTCTAACAGTGTGGCAGCACTTCAGCAGGCATTGGAGAATCGGCCACAATCTCCCCAGCCACTTGCGGATCGAATTCGTGAGATGTTTTACAGCGTTGGGATGGACGTTTTGGGTGACGATAGCTATTCGCCCGGAATTGTGACAGTAGCCCTTCCGGCTAATATATCAGTCAGGAAGTTTGGTGACTGCTTGAAAGAAAAAGGTATTTTTATAAGCTATGAGAGCGGTTATCTGCTCAAGCAGAATTGGTTTCAGACGGCATTGATGGGGGTACAGAAAGAGGATTCCGCACTCAATGCAGCTCAAGAGATTACGAGAGAGTTTAAGCGGTTTAAGAGAGAGACAGGGGGCACTTCATGA
- a CDS encoding glycerol-3-phosphate acyltransferase produces MSAVLIVTAYLFGCVNGAYYIGRAIAKEDIRTLGSANAGARNAGRIYGAKAFVMTIAVDALKTAVPISIVLFYEDAPSLIPYWVGLSVLIGHIWPIQLQFRGERVLLFILRQCLFWSLSYFCLLGSSLCLVCLLNDFLL; encoded by the coding sequence ATGTCTGCAGTGTTGATCGTAACGGCCTACTTATTTGGTTGTGTAAATGGAGCTTACTATATTGGCAGAGCAATTGCTAAGGAAGATATCCGGACGCTTGGCAGTGCAAATGCAGGCGCACGAAATGCTGGACGTATATATGGTGCAAAAGCGTTTGTTATGACTATAGCAGTAGATGCTTTAAAGACTGCTGTGCCCATTAGCATTGTGCTTTTCTATGAAGATGCACCATCTCTCATCCCTTATTGGGTTGGACTCAGTGTGCTGATTGGACACATATGGCCGATACAGTTGCAATTTCGCGGGGAAAGGGTGTTGTTGTTTATCTTGCGACAGTGCTTGTTTTGGAGCCTGTCGTACTTTTGCCTGTTGGGATCATCTCTTTGTTTGGTTTGCTTGTTAAACGACTTTTTACTGTGA
- a CDS encoding alpha-amylase family glycosyl hydrolase, protein MKKQLWIAALVACVLMKSVPVHAETNSIDQGISYHILIDRFNNGDVSLDETVDVTDPLAYHGGDFKGIVKRLDALKELGITTIVLSPPMANADKGFHGYWIEDFMAVEPQFGTMEDFKTLVNEAHDRDINVIMEFVMNYAAKSHPLVKESPETTVENAVIDAPWKEGAVVLDQTNQQVKEMITEAALFWVQNTDVDGFKLHAADQTNQQFLQELTDQIKNENDSFLLLASVLDEEADLTPLLENNNLDVIDDPDIQNRLRAALAEPGQSLTPVIDATDSTDKQRLLQADDFYTKRFSQLTAENGRNDLTSWKLALTYLYTAPGLPNLTQGSEIPMYGDGWPETAKLVQFNRQDEDTLAFYEKIASIREQFPVLVDGAFTFVGDSGAMSVYKRTNDNQTVYVALNNDVKSQVVSVEGLSDEQQLNGILGDNIVRQNEDGAFDLVLPRETAEVYIVEENTGLNWPFILFVGGVFLLFPIGIIVMGRKAKKNN, encoded by the coding sequence ATGAAAAAACAACTTTGGATAGCAGCTTTGGTCGCGTGTGTGCTTATGAAGTCAGTGCCAGTGCATGCGGAAACAAATTCAATAGATCAAGGCATTTCATATCATATTTTGATCGACCGATTTAACAATGGAGATGTCAGTCTAGATGAGACAGTGGACGTAACAGATCCACTCGCCTATCATGGCGGTGATTTTAAAGGCATCGTTAAACGCCTTGATGCGCTGAAAGAACTTGGCATCACTACGATTGTCTTATCACCTCCAATGGCCAATGCTGACAAAGGTTTTCACGGATACTGGATTGAAGATTTTATGGCAGTGGAGCCGCAGTTCGGTACAATGGAAGATTTTAAAACACTTGTTAATGAAGCACATGACAGGGATATAAACGTGATCATGGAATTCGTAATGAATTATGCGGCAAAGTCCCACCCGCTGGTCAAAGAGTCGCCTGAAACGACTGTGGAAAATGCTGTGATAGATGCTCCATGGAAAGAAGGAGCTGTTGTGTTGGATCAAACAAATCAGCAGGTGAAAGAAATGATCACGGAAGCTGCGCTGTTTTGGGTGCAGAATACAGATGTGGACGGCTTCAAATTACATGCTGCTGATCAAACAAATCAACAATTTTTACAGGAATTGACAGATCAGATTAAAAATGAGAATGACTCTTTTTTGCTGCTCGCCAGTGTGCTTGATGAAGAAGCAGATCTAACACCGCTTTTGGAGAACAATAACTTAGACGTCATTGATGATCCAGATATTCAAAATCGGCTGAGAGCAGCGTTGGCTGAGCCAGGGCAAAGCCTTACTCCAGTTATTGATGCAACTGACTCAACGGATAAGCAGCGTTTATTGCAGGCTGATGATTTTTATACGAAGCGCTTTTCTCAGCTGACCGCTGAAAATGGGCGCAATGACCTGACGAGCTGGAAACTGGCGCTCACATATTTATATACCGCTCCAGGGCTCCCAAATCTCACTCAAGGATCGGAAATCCCGATGTATGGAGACGGATGGCCGGAAACAGCCAAACTTGTTCAGTTTAACCGTCAGGACGAAGATACTCTGGCTTTTTACGAAAAAATAGCTTCTATTAGAGAACAATTTCCTGTTCTGGTTGATGGAGCGTTTACTTTTGTTGGTGATAGTGGTGCGATGAGTGTCTATAAACGAACGAATGATAATCAAACCGTATATGTGGCTTTGAACAACGATGTAAAGTCACAGGTTGTTTCTGTAGAAGGATTGAGTGACGAACAACAGCTGAATGGGATACTTGGTGATAACATAGTCCGGCAAAACGAAGACGGTGCCTTTGATCTCGTCCTGCCACGGGAGACAGCCGAAGTGTATATTGTAGAAGAAAACACTGGTCTCAACTGGCCGTTTATTCTTTTTGTCGGCGGCGTCTTTCTCTTGTTCCCGATAGGGATCATTGTTATGGGGAGAAAAGCAAAGAAAAATAATTGA
- a CDS encoding YisL family protein, with translation MNTHLHVTSWVLALILLAVVVMLHKQGKAKAGKIVHMILRLDYLLILYSGGDLFANYMGDDLLMLAIVKLLAGIWAIAAIEMIGVKTAKDKPAGSWWVQLVLAFIITLVLGFGFLPLGFA, from the coding sequence TTGAATACACATTTACATGTTACATCTTGGGTTTTGGCCCTTATTTTACTTGCTGTAGTTGTAATGTTGCATAAACAAGGAAAGGCAAAGGCAGGGAAAATTGTACATATGATCCTGCGCCTGGATTATTTGCTCATACTTTATTCAGGCGGAGATCTGTTTGCAAATTACATGGGAGATGACCTGCTGATGCTTGCTATAGTGAAACTTTTAGCAGGAATCTGGGCGATCGCTGCCATAGAAATGATTGGTGTCAAAACGGCTAAAGATAAACCCGCCGGTTCATGGTGGGTACAGCTCGTGCTCGCATTTATCATCACATTGGTGCTTGGATTTGGCTTTTTACCGTTGGGATTCGCTTAA
- a CDS encoding ornithine--oxo-acid transaminase: MVLSQNIIDQTQRYGAKNYHPLPVVVAHAEGVWVEDPEGNRYMDMLSAYSAVNQGHRHPKIIEALKEQAEKVTLTSRAFHNDQLGPWYEKICKLTNKEMALPMNTGAEAVETAIKTARRWAYDVKGVAEDQAEIIACEGNFHGRTMTAVSLSSEAEYKRGFGPMLPGIKIIPYGDIDALKAAINENTAGFLFEPIQGEAGIVMPPEGFLKEAYDVCHENNVLYIADEIQAGLGRSGKMFACDWEDVTPDILILGKALGGGVMPISCIVANKDILGVFNPGSHGSTFGGNPLACAVSSAALEVIENEKLADRSLELGNYMMGELKKINNPVIKEVRGKGLFIGVELTEPARSYCEALKEKGLLCKETHENVIRFAPPLTINKTDLEWAIDHIKDVLAQ; the protein is encoded by the coding sequence ATGGTACTCAGTCAAAACATCATCGACCAAACGCAAAGATATGGTGCAAAAAACTATCACCCGCTACCTGTTGTCGTAGCTCACGCAGAGGGCGTATGGGTCGAGGATCCGGAAGGCAACCGCTATATGGATATGCTAAGTGCTTATTCTGCGGTCAACCAGGGACATCGTCACCCAAAAATTATCGAAGCATTAAAGGAACAAGCGGAAAAAGTCACATTGACCTCACGCGCTTTCCATAACGATCAACTTGGACCTTGGTATGAGAAGATTTGTAAATTAACCAACAAAGAAATGGCTTTGCCGATGAACACAGGTGCAGAAGCTGTGGAAACAGCTATAAAAACGGCCAGACGCTGGGCGTACGATGTGAAAGGTGTCGCAGAAGATCAGGCGGAAATCATTGCGTGCGAAGGAAACTTTCACGGCCGGACCATGACAGCGGTTTCTCTTTCCTCAGAAGCAGAGTATAAACGTGGCTTCGGTCCCATGCTTCCAGGAATTAAAATTATTCCTTATGGAGACATTGATGCGCTAAAAGCAGCGATCAACGAGAACACAGCGGGCTTTCTTTTTGAACCCATTCAAGGTGAGGCAGGAATCGTTATGCCGCCTGAAGGCTTTTTGAAAGAAGCTTACGACGTTTGTCATGAAAATAACGTTCTATATATCGCCGATGAAATCCAGGCTGGCCTTGGCCGCAGTGGAAAGATGTTCGCTTGTGACTGGGAAGATGTTACACCGGATATTCTTATTCTCGGTAAAGCGCTTGGCGGAGGTGTCATGCCGATCTCATGCATTGTTGCCAACAAAGATATACTTGGCGTCTTCAACCCGGGGTCACACGGCTCCACGTTTGGCGGGAATCCGCTCGCTTGCGCTGTCTCTTCTGCAGCACTCGAGGTCATTGAAAATGAAAAGCTTGCTGATCGTTCACTTGAACTGGGGAACTACATGATGGGTGAGTTGAAGAAAATCAATAATCCTGTCATTAAAGAAGTACGAGGCAAAGGGCTGTTTATCGGTGTGGAATTGACTGAGCCTGCACGTTCGTACTGTGAAGCACTGAAAGAGAAAGGGCTCCTATGCAAAGAAACACATGAGAACGTCATCCGCTTTGCACCACCATTAACCATAAACAAAACAGATCTTGAATGGGCCATTGACCACATTAAAGACGTATTAGCCCAATAA
- a CDS encoding SCO family protein: MLKGKESKVALGLVLLFGFLLFFIGTDGFSAFTAETARKHNLIDSQPVFPEVTLEDSQERVYPFSEFAGKYVLITFIYTACTDVCPQLEMNMSEVYQALPEDVLGEDIVFLSVSFDPEQDTPETLSTYRGYFDSDGETWRMARINDQEELNSLLDAFGVIVIPDDNGNFTHNSAFYLVNPEGRLENVMDYKQPEAAAETIRTILEEKGGDV, translated from the coding sequence ATGTTGAAGGGAAAGGAAAGTAAGGTGGCGCTTGGACTGGTTCTGTTGTTTGGTTTTTTATTGTTTTTCATCGGAACGGACGGGTTCAGTGCTTTCACAGCGGAAACAGCGCGTAAACACAATTTGATCGACAGTCAGCCTGTGTTTCCGGAAGTGACACTGGAAGACAGCCAAGAGCGTGTCTATCCTTTTTCCGAATTTGCGGGGAAATATGTGCTGATTACATTCATATATACCGCATGTACCGATGTATGTCCACAGCTTGAAATGAACATGTCTGAAGTATACCAGGCATTACCTGAGGATGTTTTGGGAGAGGACATTGTGTTTTTGAGTGTCAGTTTTGATCCCGAACAGGATACACCCGAAACTCTGTCAACGTACAGAGGTTATTTTGACAGTGACGGTGAAACATGGCGAATGGCCAGAATTAATGATCAGGAAGAACTTAATAGTCTTTTAGATGCTTTTGGTGTGATCGTTATACCGGATGATAATGGTAATTTCACTCATAACTCAGCCTTTTACCTGGTAAACCCTGAAGGACGTCTGGAAAATGTTATGGATTACAAACAGCCGGAAGCTGCCGCTGAAACCATCCGAACTATTTTGGAGGAAAAGGGTGGTGATGTATGA
- a CDS encoding cbb3-type cytochrome c oxidase subunit I has product MEAVLKQNTIMEKTNRVLGINEKDARISRTYFIVTFLALLVGGFLGLLQGLNRAGLLELPTWMNYYQILTAHGLFLVLVFTSFFTIGYFYAALSHTLGGLLAEVRTMAWIGFGLKIVGFVMALIPILMNEASVMYTFYPPMAASPWFYVGLALIVVGVWMCAFGAFINVAHWRKQNKGKHIPILSFFATGVFILLFFGSLPVAIEVIGLIIPWSFGWVDTINVMLSRTLFWAFGHTLVNIWYLTAVSAWYVIVPKIMGGRRFSDLLTRLVVILLVILNIPGGFHHQIVDPGISETVKFLHVFMSLAIGFPSLMTAYAMFSVFEKTGRKKGAKGLFGWFKKLPWGDVRFLAPMIAMIAFIPAGAGGVVQTMNQLDQVVHNTMWIVGHFHLTLGMTAVMTFFGMSYWLVPYVSGRILTPKMNKFGVIQTIIWTVGMSTMSIAMHLVGLLGSPRRTSFSTYGDHATALGWDPYLIFLAIGGTLLIIGVIMQVYAVFHLMFRAPKGQEEFPIAEPEESASKTPFWTERWTRWIFIMLIVVAMGYVIPLVDFIGNAPPGSPPFKTW; this is encoded by the coding sequence ATGGAAGCTGTATTAAAGCAAAACACAATCATGGAAAAAACCAATCGTGTATTAGGAATCAACGAGAAAGACGCACGTATTTCCAGAACTTATTTTATCGTAACCTTTCTCGCTTTGCTTGTCGGTGGTTTTCTTGGGCTTTTACAGGGGCTGAATAGAGCAGGTCTGCTGGAATTGCCAACCTGGATGAATTATTATCAGATTTTGACAGCACACGGCTTATTCTTAGTACTGGTCTTTACATCGTTCTTTACAATTGGATATTTTTACGCTGCATTATCACATACTCTTGGAGGGCTTTTAGCTGAAGTTCGGACAATGGCTTGGATCGGTTTCGGTCTTAAAATTGTTGGGTTCGTCATGGCTCTTATCCCAATTCTGATGAACGAAGCATCTGTTATGTATACTTTTTATCCGCCAATGGCCGCTTCACCCTGGTTTTATGTTGGCTTGGCTTTGATTGTAGTAGGTGTTTGGATGTGTGCATTCGGAGCCTTTATCAATGTTGCTCATTGGCGCAAACAAAATAAAGGTAAACACATTCCGATTCTATCGTTCTTTGCAACTGGTGTATTTATACTGTTGTTCTTCGGAAGTCTGCCTGTTGCCATTGAAGTGATCGGTCTGATTATTCCTTGGTCATTTGGCTGGGTTGATACGATCAACGTCATGTTGAGCCGGACTTTGTTCTGGGCATTTGGTCACACTTTGGTAAATATCTGGTATTTAACAGCTGTCTCCGCCTGGTATGTTATTGTACCTAAAATTATGGGAGGGAGACGTTTCAGTGACTTACTCACTCGGCTTGTCGTAATCCTGCTTGTAATCTTGAATATACCGGGAGGTTTCCACCACCAGATCGTGGACCCCGGCATTTCGGAAACAGTCAAATTCCTTCACGTGTTCATGAGTTTGGCAATTGGTTTCCCTTCACTGATGACTGCATATGCTATGTTTTCCGTGTTTGAAAAAACTGGTCGCAAAAAAGGCGCTAAAGGACTGTTTGGCTGGTTTAAGAAACTGCCTTGGGGCGACGTGCGTTTCTTGGCACCAATGATTGCCATGATCGCTTTCATCCCTGCTGGTGCTGGCGGTGTGGTTCAGACAATGAACCAGCTGGACCAGGTCGTTCATAACACCATGTGGATTGTTGGACACTTTCACCTAACACTTGGAATGACAGCTGTTATGACCTTCTTCGGCATGAGTTACTGGCTCGTTCCATATGTGTCAGGACGGATTCTCACACCTAAAATGAATAAATTCGGTGTCATTCAGACAATTATCTGGACCGTGGGTATGTCCACGATGTCAATCGCAATGCACCTTGTTGGCCTGCTGGGCTCTCCAAGACGGACATCATTCTCAACGTATGGTGACCATGCCACAGCTTTAGGCTGGGATCCATATTTGATCTTCCTTGCTATTGGCGGCACACTGTTAATCATTGGTGTCATCATGCAGGTATACGCTGTTTTTCACCTCATGTTCCGTGCGCCAAAAGGGCAAGAAGAATTCCCGATTGCAGAGCCAGAAGAAAGTGCGTCGAAAACACCATTCTGGACAGAGCGCTGGACACGCTGGATCTTCATTATGTTGATCGTCGTTGCAATGGGCTACGTGATTCCGCTCGTCGACTTTATCGGCAATGCACCTCCAGGATCACCACCATTTAAAACTTGGTAA
- a CDS encoding cytochrome c oxidase subunit II: MHRYEKFWLIASSLMILGFMFFIGYQAFALEMGPPSHQETLDPEKVDETAPFDNPGVKKIGENEYEVVMTLQIFSFTPTDIEIPAGSTVHFTMTSKDVVHGFQVAGTNINAMVMPGYVQKITQKFDKPGDYLVLCNEYCGAGHQAMSTTIKVK, translated from the coding sequence ATGCATCGCTATGAAAAGTTTTGGCTGATCGCGAGCAGTCTTATGATATTAGGATTTATGTTTTTTATCGGTTATCAGGCTTTTGCACTCGAAATGGGGCCACCAAGTCATCAGGAAACACTGGATCCGGAAAAGGTGGATGAAACAGCCCCTTTTGACAATCCCGGCGTTAAAAAAATTGGTGAAAACGAATATGAAGTCGTCATGACTCTGCAAATATTCAGCTTTACGCCAACAGATATAGAAATTCCGGCCGGATCAACTGTTCACTTTACAATGACATCAAAAGATGTTGTTCACGGGTTCCAAGTAGCAGGTACAAACATTAATGCCATGGTAATGCCAGGTTATGTTCAAAAAATTACCCAGAAGTTTGACAAACCGGGAGATTATCTAGTTCTATGTAACGAATATTGTGGTGCCGGCCACCAGGCCATGAGCACAACCATTAAGGTGAAATAA
- a CDS encoding cytochrome c oxidase subunit 2A codes for MTSPKKTEMAHTDHEEVSMKGTLVSVLLIGGFIALLWFAIWGIYMMRV; via the coding sequence ATGACTTCTCCAAAGAAGACAGAGATGGCACATACAGACCATGAAGAGGTTTCCATGAAAGGCACATTGGTTTCAGTACTGCTTATAGGTGGCTTTATTGCACTTCTGTGGTTTGCGATTTGGGGCATTTATATGATGAGAGTTTAA
- a CDS encoding competence protein ComK gives MLEHYHTTMPSHEISPLTLAVIANQDQFGKTQTFVMEEQDEYVVKQTPSKIIDEACRFFGASLRGRQDGTKDICGITHKAPISIDPISGMYFFPTASPAHRQCSWIAHSHIDDIFQAGKNQTEIYFKNGKKVVIDVSFGSMLNQIQRTAQFRYLLDHRIKLLQKHNPGKVPKPLT, from the coding sequence ATGTTGGAACACTATCACACAACAATGCCCTCGCATGAAATTTCACCTCTGACATTGGCTGTTATTGCGAATCAAGATCAGTTCGGAAAGACGCAGACTTTTGTAATGGAAGAACAAGACGAGTATGTCGTAAAACAGACACCCAGCAAGATCATTGATGAGGCATGCCGCTTCTTTGGAGCCAGTCTGCGCGGTCGTCAGGACGGTACCAAAGACATATGCGGTATTACACACAAGGCCCCTATATCCATTGATCCCATAAGCGGCATGTATTTCTTCCCGACAGCCTCACCTGCACACCGCCAATGCTCCTGGATCGCTCATTCCCATATTGATGACATTTTCCAAGCAGGCAAAAACCAGACGGAAATCTACTTTAAGAATGGCAAGAAAGTTGTAATCGATGTGTCATTCGGCTCTATGCTGAATCAAATTCAACGCACAGCGCAATTCCGTTATTTATTGGACCATCGGATTAAGCTTTTGCAGAAGCATAATCCCGGGAAGGTGCCAAAGCCGCTGACATGA